TTATTACCTTTATTACCTAAAGAAATTAAATTTATATTTTTACCTGCAAACATATTTTTCAATACATCTCTTGTCTTTTGAACAATTGCTGTATTAAAACCACCACACAAGCCATGGTCACTCGTAATAACTAAAAGAGAAATATTTTGAATTGTTTGCCGTGACGAAATTAAAGGATGATTCGGTTGAAAGTCTGGTAAAGTATTAAGGTGTTGCCATAATTTATTTAATTCATTAGGTAGGATTCGACTAATAAGTAGTTCATTTTGGGCTCGTTTAAGACGAACCGTAGCAACCATTTTAATTGCTTTTGTTATTTTTTGTGTATTTTTTATGGTATTTATCTTATTTCGCAAATCTTGAATGCTACTCATAAATCTTTCCCTTCCCGCCATTTTTCTGAAAGGAAATGCAGAATAAGATCGTCCAGTTGTTGTTGTATTTCATTTGTCCATTTATTACTGGAACCGAGATATTCATAAAGGGACGGATTTTCTGCTTTTATATAGGCGATTAATTCATTTTCAAATCGGGGTAGAGCATTTATAGATATATTGTCAAGTTTTCCAGAAATACCTGCATGAATAATGATAATTTCATCCGCTAAGGGAAGTGTTTGGAAACGATTTTGAACCAAAATTTTTGTAAGCCTTTTCCCTCTTTCTAATTGAGACTTTGAAGATTCATCAAGTTCACTCCCAAATTGAGCAAATACCTCCAATTCACGGTATTGAGCCATTAAGACGCGTAATGTTCCAGCAATTTTTTTCATAATCGGAGTTTGTGCGGAACCACCTACACGAGAAACACTGATTCCAGGGTTTATAGCAGGTCGTATTCCTGAATGAAACAGAGATGATTCTAAATATATTTGCCCATCTGTTATAGAAATCACATTCGTTGGGATATAAGCGGAAACATCTCCTTCTTGTGTTTCGATAATAGGAAGGGCCGTTAAGGTTCCGCCTCCTTTAGATGGATG
This window of the Candidatus Hydrogenedens sp. genome carries:
- a CDS encoding F0F1 ATP synthase subunit alpha (produces ATP from ADP in the presence of a proton gradient across the membrane; the alpha chain is a catalytic subunit): VAIGQKRSTVAQIVYDLTNYGAMKYTVIVSATASEPAPMQYLAPFAGCAIGEYFRDKGKHVLIVYDDLSKHASAYRQISLLLRRPPGREAYPGDIFYLHSRLLERSACLHPSKGGGTLTALPIIETQEGDVSAYIPTNVISITDGQIYLESSLFHSGIRPAINPGISVSRVGGSAQTPIMKKIAGTLRVLMAQYRELEVFAQFGSELDESSKSQLERGKRLTKILVQNRFQTLPLADEIIIIHAGISGKLDNISINALPRFENELIAYIKAENPSLYEYLGSSNKWTNEIQQQLDDLILHFLSEKWREGKDL